A stretch of the Archangium violaceum genome encodes the following:
- a CDS encoding efflux transporter outer membrane subunit: MRRPLSFIALLVVTSCASSTAPTLRPSELQAEWEGAPSSAPSSPVDAAWWRSFGDPVLDELIAMAEQRNLDLRIADARIREARALREGSRAVLFPQLNGTAGISSGRTAMLNAERTAATVGVEASWEVDVFGRLRNEARAADAVWTATVAVRDGVRLALVAEVARAYLEYRLYRTQHTIAEANAKAAEETLRIARARFEQGVSSRLDVERTLTALGETRARVAQIVELAESSRHRLVLLLATTPAELGGVLPETGTLPSASAVGVLLAPTEVINQRPDVRAAEAQLLAAVARREAAEALRYPRITLASMLGLQSGTEVTAFLSGGSLLWSLGANLLAPLLDFGRIRATIDAADARQEQAYLSYELTARAGLQEVQTALILYTQGESRRSELAAATESARRAAGLARRQYAEGTLSLLEVLDAERTLYALELQAVQATADVSLRLVRLYQTMGLMPPNQETA; encoded by the coding sequence ATGCGCCGGCCCCTGAGCTTCATTGCCCTGCTCGTTGTCACCAGCTGCGCGAGCTCGACCGCGCCGACGCTTCGTCCCTCCGAGCTCCAGGCGGAGTGGGAGGGGGCTCCCTCATCGGCTCCCAGCTCGCCAGTCGACGCGGCGTGGTGGCGGTCGTTCGGCGATCCGGTGCTCGATGAGCTGATCGCCATGGCCGAGCAGCGGAACCTGGATCTGCGCATCGCCGATGCGCGAATCCGCGAGGCACGCGCGCTGCGTGAGGGGTCGCGGGCAGTGCTCTTCCCCCAGCTCAACGGCACCGCGGGGATCAGCAGCGGCCGGACCGCGATGCTCAACGCGGAACGGACTGCCGCCACGGTCGGCGTCGAGGCCAGCTGGGAGGTCGACGTTTTCGGGCGTCTGCGCAACGAGGCTCGCGCCGCGGATGCGGTCTGGACCGCGACCGTGGCCGTGCGCGATGGGGTGCGGCTCGCGCTGGTCGCCGAGGTGGCACGGGCCTACCTGGAGTACCGCCTCTATCGCACCCAGCACACCATCGCCGAGGCGAACGCGAAGGCCGCGGAGGAGACGCTTCGGATCGCTCGGGCGCGGTTCGAGCAGGGGGTCTCCAGCCGCCTCGACGTCGAGCGCACCCTCACGGCCCTGGGTGAGACTCGCGCCCGCGTCGCGCAGATCGTGGAGCTCGCCGAGTCCTCGCGCCACCGCCTCGTCTTGCTTCTCGCCACGACTCCGGCTGAACTCGGGGGAGTGCTCCCCGAAACCGGCACCCTCCCGAGCGCGAGCGCGGTCGGCGTGCTCCTCGCGCCCACGGAAGTCATCAACCAGCGGCCCGATGTCCGCGCGGCGGAGGCCCAGCTGCTCGCGGCGGTCGCCCGGCGCGAGGCGGCGGAGGCCCTCCGTTATCCCCGCATCACCCTCGCGAGCATGCTCGGACTCCAGAGTGGCACCGAGGTGACCGCCTTCCTGTCGGGTGGCTCCCTGCTCTGGTCGCTCGGTGCGAACCTGCTCGCGCCCCTCCTCGACTTCGGACGCATTCGCGCCACGATCGACGCCGCGGACGCGAGACAGGAGCAGGCCTATCTGAGCTATGAGCTGACCGCGCGCGCCGGACTTCAGGAGGTCCAGACGGCGCTCATCCTCTACACCCAGGGAGAGAGCCGGCGGAGCGAGCTCGCCGCCGCCACCGAGTCGGCACGCAGGGCCGCCGGGCTCGCGCGCCGGCAGTACGCGGAGGGGACGCTTTCGTTGCTGGAGGTCCTCGACGCCGAGCGCACCCTCTACGCGCTCGAGCTGCAGGCGGTGCAGGCGACCGCGGATGTGTCGCTGCGCCTCGTACGCCTCTACCAGACCATGGGACTCATGCCCCCGAACCAGGAGACGGCATGA